GTGACTGACACATAGTCCAATCAATGTACTGTTCATGGACACTACATGCCAAGCATGCTTCAGAGTAATTTCTGAAACTTGAAGAATGGGGGAACATAACTGATACTTCCCTAGCAATAGCAAAACATGCTAATGTGTAGTAAAGAGAACTCCAATTAGCTTACCTCCTGCAGTAGATCAGCCTGCTCAATTGCTTTAAGGACATTTTTCTTGGATGTTTCCTGAACTTCCCCTCCCAAAAGAAActcatccaaaataaaataagcctTCTCAAAATTAAAGATGATATCAAGTTCACACACCTGAGAAGCAAGAAAAACAATGTTACAATTGAAGAAAGCAAAAGATACTTATCCGCCGTCAAGTAGTGAATAAAAAGGTGATCAGGGAATCGATCTTAATTCTTTCTAAAAATGGCAATCTTGCCAATAATTAAGTATCACTGATTTAgtcagtttaattttcaaatCTCAAGTACTTGGAAACACAAGGCCTACAAACTAAATAAGACCTGATTCTGGAAGTTCTCAACGTGGGCAACTAAGTAATTCTCTACTCATAAACaatgatgtttttaaatacattcttCCTGTATAATGTGATTATAACTGCTTACCAAATCTAAATTCTATACTAAGCACTTCCAGAACATTAATCTTTGCAGTTGAACTCCTTTCTGTTTCACTGTTTTAAACCTCATTCTCACAACCATCATTAAATGAGCAGGGCTGTGGGGTCAAGCATTCCAGCAGTTAACTGATTGGGCCGGCTGGCAAAAGAGAGTCAGCCCTTCCCCACCTCTGCAGTTACTTTCAAACAGAATTCCTAAGACAATCAAAGAATAAACTTGTTAcagagaagatttttaaaaaatactatggcATTCAATTTCCTAAAACAAAATACTACTTACACTGCCAAAGTACTTGTCAAGTAATTCCACATAACGATGAATTATTTCCAGGGTAATTAGCTCATTGTCCTGATCCTCGATAGCACAGCAAAAATACAGACTAGCATATCTGTAACAAAGCAAATGTGGAAGAAATTTTACCCTATAATCTAAATATGTTCTCATATCCTATTGTGAAAGATCCCATACTTACACAGTTTACTTCCCCTTTCACAACAGTCTAGATTTTTCTCCTGCACTCCAAAAGGAATGAATGCATGTAGAGAAAGTCTGAAAAGTACAGgcaagcaaaaaaccaaaaaacaatcaaTCATACCATCTAGAAATGCAGAAAGACTAAACTCGTTTTGCTCTTCTTCAGGCTGCCTTCTATGAATATCTAAAACATAGCTGGACCCAGTTATGAAATACAATGAATGAAATGGTCCTAAATTGTATGAAATATAATCTTATGTTTacctaattaaaacaaaatgcacGGTGTGATTAATTCAAACTTCAAGTAAACAGGGAAGAAGATAAAACTCTCCGACTGAAGGACTTATTGAGGATATTGTCAATGTGAAGGCAATGACCGAAACGTTTTGTTGAAGTGTAATATACACAACAGAGAAGAACACAAGTCATATGTACAGCTTGAGGAGTTCTCAAAGGGAACCCACCCCGTGTACCAGCATCCTGATCAAGAAACCAATTACAGAACTCCTAAATCCCCTCTCCTAACCCCTCTAGGTCACAATCTGCCACCCCCAAGGGTAACTACTATCTGGACTCCCAATGGCATAGAactgtttttaaaggtttctaGGACTGTGGAATAAACTCCAAGAAAAGAACAGTTCTAAGTTATtacagaagtcagagaaagagaacaggggaAACTGAGACCTGTTCTCAAATTTTCCAAGTTCTACCTGTTAAATCAAAGTTTATGTCATTTACCCCTTGAATATTAACACTGGAAAACTCATATTCTCTTCCAAATTAGGATTCTAGCACATGAGGCTACATTATACTTGACCCAAGGAAGCCAAACTTAACATACAACCCTGAGGCATAACAAACAATGATCGAGTCTTTTGAGGAGGATTAAAAGAGCATTTTACAAATGGTTTAAGTGTATTAAAGACTTTTGGAAAAAACACAAGCAGGAAACCCAAGACATTCTAAACAAGTCTCAGTTTCAATTGTAATTTTCGCCGAGGAGCATCTCAGTGATTTTTAGAAAACACAATGAGCAATTAATTACTGCTCATAGCATTAATGGAAAATAACACATACATATAAACTCGGTTTTGGAATTCAATGAATTCCTACTCTTCAATATGAGTGGAACTAGTATTTACAGAATGCTCTATTCGTATTATCAAATTGGCCAAATAAAGATCAATTATTTGGTCTTTCCAACAGCAAGCACCATCATTCTTGATTGgcggggaaggaaaaaaagaacgaGGCCTGAGTCCAGGCCTCCAAGTGGTCATTCTGGGACAAGAAATCCGATCTTCAGACCTTTTCCCACTCCACCGCAGGGACGCCCTCTTCATACACTGCTTGCCTTTTTTTGCCATGTCCAGTCTACCTGATTAATACGTTATTTAAAATGGCAGGTCTCCTGCAATCTTGAAGAGGAGGCTTTCGAATGTGTTCTTTTATTAGCATGAAGGACCCAAGAGGGTACCACCTCCAACTTTAACAAAGTGCTTCCTCTCTTTCCTACCCTTTGGTTTCGTGTTCTCTGTTTAAAACGCAAAGCGGGGACCTCGCCTGGgaggctctgtcagttaagtgtccgactcttgattctggctcaggtcgtgttctcagggtctcgagactgagccctgtgtcaggctctgcagtgagcatggaatctgcttgggattctctctatcactctccctctgtcacccCCCACTCTAGCCCTGCTCATGcgcactcacactctctctaaaaacatgaaattaggggtgcttgggtggcttagtctgttaagtatctgccttcggctcaggtcatgatcccagggttctgggattgagtcccccatcgggctccttgctcgtcggagagcctgcttctccctctgcctgctctgcctgcagctccccgtgcttgtgcgtgctctctgacaaaatctttaaaaaaataaaaaataaaaattaaattaaaataataaaaagaaaggcaaTT
This region of Meles meles chromosome X, mMelMel3.1 paternal haplotype, whole genome shotgun sequence genomic DNA includes:
- the AP1S2 gene encoding AP-1 complex subunit sigma-2 isoform X1 — its product is MQFMLLFSRQGKLRLQKWYVPLSDKEKKKITRELVQTVLARKPKMCSFLEWRDLKIVYKRYASLYFCCAIEDQDNELITLEIIHRYVELLDKYFGSVCELDIIFNFEKAYFILDEFLLGGEVQETSKKNVLKAIEQADLLQEDAKEAETPRSVLEEIGLT
- the AP1S2 gene encoding AP-1 complex subunit sigma-2 isoform X2, whose amino-acid sequence is MQFMLLFSRQGKLRLQKWYVPLSDKEKKKITRELVQTVLARKPKMCSFLEWRDLKIVYKRYASLYFCCAIEDQDNELITLEIIHRYVELLDKYFGSVCELDIIFNFEKAYFILDEFLLGGEVQETSKKNVLKAIEQADLLQEKTENMYHSRSFIGCKKAY
- the AP1S2 gene encoding AP-1 complex subunit sigma-2 isoform X3, with the translated sequence MQFMLLFSRQGKLRLQKWYVPLSDKEKKKITRELVQTVLARKPKMCSFLEWRDLKIVYKRYASLYFCCAIEDQDNELITLEIIHRYVELLDKYFGSVCELDIIFNFEKAYFILDEFLLGGEVQETSKKNVLKAIEQADLLQEEAETPRSVLEEIGLT
- the AP1S2 gene encoding AP-1 complex subunit sigma-2 isoform X4; its protein translation is MQFMLLFSRQGKLRLQKWYVPLSDKEKKKITRELVQTVLARKPKMCSFLEWRDLKIVYKRYASLYFCCAIEDQDNELITLEIIHRYVELLDKYFGSVCELDIIFNFEKAYFILDEFLLGGEVQETSKKNVLKAIEQADLLQEPRHEYFNVPVY